From one Shewanella sp. GD04112 genomic stretch:
- a CDS encoding lysophospholipid acyltransferase family protein, protein MPNPVPHNAEFNVAYTLPEKRRAGINYIPRWLGGVSCYIAFGLGGLLSSLTILPLLRFWPGTPEARIIRVQKAVHTMFKGFVAMLTWAGVIRVSTHNAELLRNAKGVIVIANHPSLVDVVVLISLMPNAGCIVKQGLWRNPFLRGVVSCAGYIPNRGAELMLEDCREVLARGTNLIIFPEGTRTVFGASINEFARGAANIAIRTQADILPVVLRTNVRGLTKEQPWYEIPRQTMGMAVEIGNTISHQGYQAPLGEHAKMARQLTRDLEQYYQQQLENNYDFT, encoded by the coding sequence ATGCCTAATCCAGTGCCACACAATGCCGAATTTAATGTCGCTTATACGCTGCCCGAAAAACGCCGCGCGGGAATCAACTATATCCCGCGTTGGCTCGGCGGCGTCAGTTGCTACATCGCCTTTGGTCTCGGTGGACTGTTAAGCTCGTTAACCATTTTGCCACTGCTGCGTTTTTGGCCGGGCACGCCCGAGGCGCGGATTATCCGCGTGCAAAAGGCCGTGCACACTATGTTTAAAGGCTTTGTGGCCATGTTGACTTGGGCAGGAGTTATCCGAGTCAGCACCCATAATGCCGAGCTACTGCGAAATGCCAAGGGCGTGATAGTGATTGCCAATCACCCGAGCCTGGTCGATGTGGTGGTATTAATCAGCTTGATGCCTAATGCGGGCTGTATCGTTAAACAGGGGCTGTGGCGCAATCCCTTCTTACGTGGCGTAGTCTCCTGCGCGGGATATATTCCCAATCGCGGCGCCGAACTCATGCTCGAAGATTGCCGAGAAGTACTCGCCCGCGGCACGAACCTGATTATCTTTCCCGAAGGCACACGCACCGTATTTGGTGCAAGCATTAACGAATTTGCCCGCGGTGCTGCCAATATTGCTATTCGCACCCAAGCCGATATTTTACCTGTGGTTTTGCGCACTAATGTGCGTGGTTTGACAAAGGAACAACCTTGGTATGAGATCCCAAGGCAAACCATGGGAATGGCCGTCGAAATCGGTAACACAATTTCTCACCAAGGCTACCAAGCCCCTTTGGGGGAGCATGCGAAAATGGCTCGGCAATTAACCCGAGACCTTGAACAATATTATCAACAACAACTCGAAAATAATTATGACTTTACATAA
- a CDS encoding phosphopantetheine-binding protein — MTLHNEIKQLIIDCLDLEDVSIDDIDTDAPLFGEGLGLDSIDALELGLAIKKKFDVKIEANSDSTKAHFYSVASLANFIESQRP, encoded by the coding sequence ATGACTTTACATAACGAAATTAAACAGTTGATCATCGACTGCCTCGACTTAGAAGACGTCAGTATTGATGATATCGACACAGATGCACCGCTATTTGGTGAAGGACTCGGACTCGACTCGATCGACGCGCTCGAGCTGGGTTTAGCCATCAAGAAAAAATTTGATGTGAAAATCGAAGCGAACTCGGATAGCACTAAGGCGCATTTTTACAGCGTCGCCAGCCTAGCTAACTTCATCGAATCACAACGTCCGTAG
- a CDS encoding acyl carrier protein has product MQNREQILAMLTTILVDEFEIDADAITPEANLYQELDLDSIDAVDLVIKLQQLTGKKIQPDEFKSVRTVNDVVNAIEGLVKD; this is encoded by the coding sequence ATGCAAAACCGCGAACAAATCCTCGCTATGTTGACCACGATTTTGGTGGATGAGTTTGAAATCGATGCCGATGCCATTACGCCAGAGGCGAATCTCTATCAAGAGTTAGATCTGGATAGCATCGATGCCGTCGACTTAGTGATTAAGCTACAGCAGCTCACGGGCAAAAAAATTCAGCCCGACGAGTTTAAATCTGTGCGTACAGTCAACGACGTCGTTAACGCCATTGAAGGGCTAGTTAAAGACTAA